From the Blattabacterium cuenoti genome, one window contains:
- a CDS encoding DUF4290 domain-containing protein: MEYNTDRLKLVIPEYGRNIHKMIDYAINIKNREKRNLCALKIIKLMKEFMNFKLKKSFPFFQYKLWNQLLIMSKYKLDVDTPFTIRNTKKFRFFEKKIVYPEYLTSFRYYGKIVRNMINVAINCKNEQKKEEWFYAIANTMKKNYLRWNKNIVENDIIFNDLKKLSKGKICLKKHDFSTLLQGPYFLKKKKIK, from the coding sequence ATGGAATATAATACAGATCGTTTAAAATTGGTTATACCAGAATATGGTAGAAATATTCATAAAATGATAGATTATGCAATAAACATTAAAAATAGAGAAAAACGTAATCTTTGTGCATTAAAAATAATAAAGTTAATGAAAGAGTTTATGAATTTTAAATTAAAAAAATCTTTTCCTTTTTTTCAATATAAATTATGGAATCAATTATTAATTATGTCAAAATACAAACTTGATGTTGATACTCCTTTCACTATAAGAAATACAAAAAAATTTAGATTTTTTGAAAAAAAAATTGTGTATCCAGAATATTTAACTAGTTTCCGTTATTATGGAAAAATAGTTAGAAATATGATCAATGTAGCTATTAATTGTAAAAATGAACAAAAAAAGGAAGAATGGTTTTATGCTATAGCTAACACTATGAAAAAAAACTATTTAAGATGGAACAAAAATATAGTGGAAAATGATATTATTTTTAATGATCTAAAAAAACTTTCTAAAGGTAAAATATGTTTAAAAAAACATGATTTTTCTACCTTACTACAAGGTCCTTATTTCTTAAAAAAAAAAAAAATAAAGTAA
- a CDS encoding ATP-dependent helicase — protein sequence MNKDLNHIQKKIIETIYGPILVIAGAGSGKTRVITYRIAYMIKKIGINPSNILAITFTNKAAREMKNRISIMINKTELSKITIGTFHSIFSRILRAESHYIGYKSNYTIYDQKDSENVIKQILKDISFDKNFHPKEIKNRISEYKNNLYCIKNKNNFFYKIYKLYAKRCYNAGALDFDDILLHTNRLFYYYPDILIKYQNKFKYILIDEYQDTNISQNCIIKNLYYKYKNIFAVGDDAQSIYSFRGANISNILNFHVHYKKAKIFRLEQNYRSTDSIVQASNYVIACNKNQIYKKIWTNNEKGEKIKIYCASSETDEAQYIASSILSIKKQKELQYNSFAILYRANFQSKIIEFTLKKMKIPYKIYGNISLENRKEIRDFLSYLRIIINHYDEPSLLRILKKKIEYKKTFDSILNFSKEKKIRIYDIVKNINYYKIFFKIKKTTIDKLNNFFFEIDNIKKNLNKKNIKEDIKNIIYFFLKENPTEKINDLQYIIDNISFYIDEKKQFGNNENPSLSEFIQNFYLEEHENDKDINKNNIHEKNKVSLMTIHLSKGLEFPVVFITGLEENLFPSKSSYNNPLKIEEERRLFYVALTRAKKIAMLSYSKYRFLWGEKKKNTHSRFINEMNKVLIKIENKEKKLKSLSFNFKKYSFEKKKITCEKKIEKGMKVFHPNFGIGIIINFGFYKTNEIVTVLFKKFGEKRILLKLNKLILI from the coding sequence ATGAATAAAGATTTGAATCATATTCAAAAAAAAATAATTGAAACCATTTATGGTCCTATACTTGTTATTGCGGGAGCAGGTTCAGGTAAAACCCGTGTAATTACATATCGTATAGCTTATATGATAAAAAAAATAGGAATTAATCCTAGCAATATATTAGCAATAACTTTTACTAATAAAGCTGCAAGAGAAATGAAAAATAGGATTTCTATAATGATAAATAAAACGGAATTAAGTAAAATTACCATAGGGACTTTTCATTCAATATTTTCTAGAATTTTAAGAGCCGAATCACATTACATTGGATATAAATCAAATTATACTATTTATGATCAAAAAGATTCAGAAAATGTTATAAAACAAATATTAAAAGATATTAGTTTTGACAAAAATTTTCATCCTAAAGAAATAAAAAACAGAATATCAGAATATAAAAATAATTTGTATTGCATTAAAAATAAAAATAATTTTTTTTATAAAATATATAAATTATATGCAAAACGTTGTTATAATGCAGGAGCATTAGATTTTGATGATATTTTGCTTCATACTAATCGTTTATTCTACTATTATCCTGATATTCTTATAAAATATCAAAATAAATTTAAATATATTTTAATTGATGAATATCAAGATACAAATATATCTCAAAATTGTATAATAAAAAATCTATATTATAAATACAAAAATATTTTTGCAGTTGGAGATGATGCTCAAAGTATCTATTCTTTTCGTGGAGCAAATATTTCAAATATTCTTAATTTTCATGTTCATTATAAAAAAGCAAAAATTTTTCGTTTAGAACAAAATTATCGTTCTACTGATTCAATAGTACAAGCATCTAATTATGTTATAGCATGTAACAAGAACCAAATATATAAAAAAATTTGGACCAACAATGAAAAAGGAGAAAAAATTAAAATATATTGTGCTTCATCTGAAACAGATGAAGCACAATATATTGCATCTTCTATTCTTTCTATAAAGAAACAAAAAGAATTACAGTATAATAGTTTTGCTATTCTTTATAGAGCAAATTTCCAATCAAAAATTATAGAATTTACATTAAAAAAAATGAAAATTCCATATAAAATATATGGAAATATTTCATTAGAAAATAGAAAAGAAATTAGAGATTTTTTATCTTATTTACGTATTATAATAAATCATTACGATGAACCATCTCTATTACGTATACTAAAAAAAAAAATAGAATATAAAAAAACTTTTGATTCTATATTAAATTTTTCAAAAGAAAAAAAAATAAGAATATATGATATAGTAAAAAACATTAATTATTATAAGATTTTTTTTAAAATAAAAAAAACTACAATAGACAAACTAAATAATTTCTTTTTTGAAATAGATAACATAAAAAAAAATTTAAATAAGAAAAATATTAAAGAAGATATAAAAAATATAATATATTTTTTCCTTAAAGAAAACCCAACAGAAAAAATTAATGACTTACAATATATTATTGATAATATAAGTTTTTACATTGATGAAAAAAAACAATTTGGAAATAATGAAAATCCTAGTTTATCAGAATTTATACAAAATTTTTATTTAGAAGAACATGAAAATGATAAAGACATTAATAAAAATAACATACATGAAAAAAACAAAGTTTCACTTATGACAATTCATTTATCAAAAGGATTAGAATTTCCTGTAGTTTTTATAACTGGATTAGAAGAAAATTTATTTCCATCAAAATCAAGTTATAATAATCCATTAAAAATAGAAGAAGAACGTAGATTATTTTACGTTGCTTTAACTAGAGCGAAAAAAATTGCTATGTTATCTTATTCTAAATATAGATTTTTATGGGGAGAAAAAAAGAAAAATACCCATAGTAGATTTATTAACGAAATGAATAAAGTACTTATAAAAATAGAAAACAAAGAAAAAAAACTTAAATCTTTATCTTTTAATTTTAAAAAATATTCTTTTGAAAAAAAAAAAATAACATGTGAAAAAAAAATAGAAAAAGGAATGAAAGTATTTCATCCTAATTTTGGAATAGGAATTATTATTAATTTTGGATTTTATAAAACAAACGAAATTGTAACAGTCCTTTTTAAAAAATTCGGAGAAAAAAGAATTTTATTGAAATTAAATAAACTTATTTTAATATAA
- a CDS encoding cation diffusion facilitator family transporter, translated as MKSLEKVKINFILQKIICFVSIIFFIVKWKTWNITSSLSIFSDAIESVINIISGFIGLLSIYISSLPKDRNHPYGHGKIEFISTAIEGCLIFIAGITIFANTFVRTQYHMHHDKILLYKLNYGILLMSITAVINYFLGFIACKIGNKNGTLVLIASGKHLKIDTYSTFVIVLGLIILNKTKCIWIDPIISSVFSTVVLYTGIKLLQNSAAGIMDASDKKLLQILSSYINQKRNIYWIDLHHLKIIKYGSALHVDCHLTLPWFFNIKESNKEIEKLSKITKNKFGDRVELSVHVDACCKYHCSYCSNILCSVRKNIFKKKILWTLDEISYKVPYEKNK; from the coding sequence ATGAAAAGTTTAGAAAAAGTTAAAATAAATTTCATCTTGCAAAAGATAATTTGTTTTGTATCTATTATTTTTTTTATTGTTAAATGGAAAACTTGGAATATTACTTCTTCATTATCTATATTTAGTGATGCAATTGAAAGTGTAATTAATATAATTAGTGGATTTATAGGATTATTAAGTATTTATATTTCTTCTTTACCAAAAGATAGAAATCATCCATATGGACATGGAAAAATAGAATTTATCTCCACAGCTATAGAAGGATGTTTAATATTCATTGCTGGAATAACCATTTTTGCAAATACTTTTGTACGTACTCAATATCATATGCATCATGATAAAATTTTATTATACAAATTAAACTATGGAATACTTTTAATGTCTATAACAGCAGTAATAAACTATTTTTTAGGATTTATAGCATGCAAGATAGGAAATAAAAATGGAACATTAGTTTTAATTGCTAGTGGTAAACATCTTAAAATAGATACTTATTCTACTTTTGTAATAGTTTTAGGATTGATTATATTAAATAAAACTAAATGTATATGGATAGATCCTATTATATCTTCTGTATTTTCTACCGTAGTGTTATATACAGGGATTAAACTATTACAAAACTCTGCAGCTGGTATTATGGATGCTTCTGATAAAAAATTGCTACAAATATTATCTTCATATATAAACCAAAAAAGAAATATTTATTGGATTGACCTTCATCATTTAAAAATTATTAAATATGGAAGTGCACTTCACGTAGATTGTCATTTAACATTACCATGGTTTTTTAATATTAAAGAATCTAATAAAGAAATAGAAAAATTATCTAAAATAACTAAAAATAAATTTGGAGATAGAGTAGAACTATCTGTTCACGTAGATGCTTGTTGTAAATATCATTGTTCATATTGTTCAAATATTTTATGTAGTGTAAGAAAAAATATTTTTAAAAAAAAAATTTTATGGACACTAGATGAAATATCTTATAAAGTACCTTATGAAAAAAATAAGTAA
- a CDS encoding 4Fe-4S dicluster domain-containing protein: protein MSIKITKECINCGACEPECPNNAIYEGGKNWRMSDGTSLKKKMKYTFLQNPIKNDIYFIVSEKCTECVGFYEEPQCISICPVNCCIFDSNNTETKEELINKKLFLHNK from the coding sequence ATGTCTATAAAAATAACAAAAGAATGCATAAATTGCGGAGCTTGTGAACCTGAATGTCCTAACAATGCAATTTATGAAGGAGGAAAAAATTGGAGGATGTCAGATGGAACTTCTTTAAAAAAAAAAATGAAATATACTTTTTTGCAAAATCCAATAAAAAATGATATTTATTTCATTGTATCAGAAAAATGTACAGAATGTGTAGGATTTTATGAAGAACCACAGTGTATTTCAATATGTCCAGTTAATTGTTGTATTTTTGATAGCAATAATACAGAAACTAAAGAAGAACTTATTAATAAAAAATTATTTTTACATAATAAATAA
- the rpsU gene encoding 30S ribosomal protein S21, with the protein MILITTVREGESIDKALKKCKKKFDKTRVLKEFRERQQYIKRSECRRNEILRAKYRERIKSKKEE; encoded by the coding sequence ATGATTTTAATTACTACAGTAAGAGAAGGTGAATCAATTGATAAAGCATTAAAAAAATGCAAAAAAAAATTTGATAAGACTAGAGTCTTAAAAGAGTTTAGAGAAAGACAACAATATATAAAACGGTCAGAATGTAGAAGAAATGAAATATTAAGAGCTAAATATAGGGAACGTATAAAATCAAAAAAAGAAGAGTAA
- a CDS encoding uracil-DNA glycosylase — translation MKYNWNIFLQQESKKDYFKELKEILTLEYDKFVCYPDKSKILSFFQYCPFSNLKVVIIGQDPYYKENQADGLCFSVPIGIPFPPSLRNIFLEVKNCFNRKFFPYSGSLIRWAIQGVLLLNSILTVRKDSPGSHKNIGWRIFTDSIIHVISNKKKNIVFLLWGKYAKEKSYLINSDNNHYVLKTSHPSPFSANIGFFGSKHFLKTNFFLQKIGLCYICW, via the coding sequence ATGAAATACAATTGGAATATATTTTTACAACAGGAAAGTAAAAAAGATTATTTCAAAGAATTAAAAGAAATTCTTACTTTAGAATATGATAAATTTGTTTGTTATCCAGATAAAAGTAAAATTTTATCTTTTTTTCAGTATTGTCCTTTTTCTAATTTAAAAGTAGTTATCATTGGGCAAGATCCTTATTATAAAGAGAATCAAGCTGATGGCCTTTGTTTTTCTGTACCTATTGGTATTCCATTTCCTCCATCTTTAAGAAATATATTTTTAGAAGTAAAAAATTGTTTTAATCGTAAATTTTTTCCTTATAGTGGATCATTAATACGTTGGGCTATACAGGGAGTATTGTTATTAAATTCTATATTGACAGTTAGAAAAGATTCCCCTGGATCTCATAAAAATATAGGATGGAGAATATTTACAGATAGTATTATACATGTTATTTCTAATAAAAAAAAGAATATTGTTTTTCTTTTATGGGGGAAATATGCAAAAGAAAAATCTTATTTAATAAATTCTGATAACAACCATTATGTTTTAAAAACGTCACATCCTTCTCCTTTTTCAGCAAATATTGGTTTTTTTGGATCAAAACATTTTTTAAAAACCAATTTTTTTTTACAAAAAATTGGTTTATGTTATATTTGCTGGTAA
- the recG gene encoding ATP-dependent DNA helicase RecG: MSCKNILKKSIEHLKGLSSIKINLLNSELNIYTYEDFLFFYPKKYIFYSFVKKISELSNTKICNNLVQILGIITNTKEIDYKNKQGKIVIARLEDETGFIELIWFRKTYFLKNLRKNIKVIVSGKIIIFQKKIQIIHPNIQNLQNYKKIISIYPVYNISKKLKKKGIDNFLIRNILLCIIKKLNNNNINIGDFCFQNYVKKQLMSRKLALIQIHFPISFKKLLQAKYSLKFEELFILKLFFLSKKKISYSRPFNKIGEKFNMFYKYFMPFDLTNGQKKVFREIWNDLKKPIQMKRLLQGDVGSGKTIIAILSILTALDNGFQSCFMAPTEILAVQHYYYIKKIFSKIGINTVLLTGSVEKSIRKDIYNKIYSGKISVIIGTHALIYKKVIFNNLGLLVIDEEQRFGVEQREKICKQCKFLPHVLIMTATPIPRTLAKAIYNDLNISILENLPKGRKSIKTIHCFSENRDKAFEIIKNQLLEGKQIYIVYPIINESKINKYTCLINGYEKIKEKFKNIKNEIGILHGEMNIQEKEIQMKQFLNGKTKIITTTTVIEVGIDVPNATVILIENANFFGLSQLHQLRGRVGRSIHQSYCILITEKKISIEGILRMKKMCSTNDGLEIAKEDLKLRGSGNLIGTEQSGKDYFKIVNFSEDLKIIKEIIPIAKKFFEKNPNFLRKEKHIFQRYYKKNKIQSLFINE, from the coding sequence ATGTCATGCAAAAATATTTTAAAAAAATCTATAGAACATTTAAAAGGTTTAAGTTCTATAAAAATTAATCTATTAAATTCCGAATTAAATATATATACATATGAAGATTTTCTTTTTTTCTACCCAAAAAAATATATTTTCTATTCTTTCGTAAAAAAAATATCAGAATTATCAAATACAAAAATTTGTAATAATCTAGTACAAATATTGGGTATTATTACAAATACAAAAGAAATAGATTATAAAAATAAACAAGGAAAGATTGTTATAGCTCGTTTAGAAGACGAAACTGGATTTATTGAATTAATATGGTTCCGTAAAACTTATTTTTTAAAAAATTTAAGAAAAAATATAAAAGTAATAGTTTCTGGAAAAATAATTATTTTTCAAAAAAAAATTCAAATTATTCATCCAAACATTCAAAACTTACAAAATTATAAAAAAATTATATCTATATATCCTGTTTACAACATTTCTAAAAAACTTAAAAAAAAAGGTATTGATAATTTTCTTATAAGAAATATTTTATTGTGTATAATAAAAAAATTAAATAATAATAATATAAATATAGGTGATTTTTGTTTCCAAAATTATGTTAAAAAACAATTAATGTCAAGAAAATTAGCGTTAATTCAAATACATTTTCCAATATCTTTTAAAAAATTATTACAAGCAAAATATTCTTTAAAATTTGAAGAATTATTTATACTTAAATTATTTTTTTTATCAAAAAAAAAAATTTCATATAGTAGACCATTTAATAAAATAGGTGAAAAATTTAATATGTTTTACAAATATTTCATGCCTTTTGATTTAACCAATGGACAGAAAAAAGTATTTAGAGAAATTTGGAATGATTTGAAAAAACCAATTCAAATGAAGAGATTACTACAAGGAGATGTTGGTAGTGGGAAAACTATAATAGCAATATTATCAATATTAACTGCATTAGATAATGGATTTCAATCCTGTTTTATGGCTCCTACTGAAATTTTAGCAGTACAACATTATTATTATATAAAAAAAATATTTTCTAAAATTGGTATAAATACAGTTCTTTTAACAGGATCTGTTGAAAAATCAATAAGAAAAGATATATACAACAAAATTTATTCAGGAAAAATTTCTGTTATAATAGGGACTCACGCTTTAATATATAAAAAAGTTATATTTAATAATCTAGGATTATTAGTGATAGATGAAGAACAACGTTTTGGAGTAGAACAAAGAGAAAAAATATGCAAACAATGTAAATTTTTACCACATGTGTTAATAATGACTGCTACACCTATACCTAGAACTCTAGCAAAAGCTATATATAATGATTTAAATATTTCTATACTTGAAAATTTACCAAAAGGTAGAAAATCTATAAAAACTATTCATTGTTTTAGTGAAAACAGAGATAAAGCATTTGAAATTATAAAAAACCAATTGTTAGAAGGTAAGCAAATATATATAGTATATCCTATTATAAACGAATCTAAAATAAATAAATATACTTGTTTAATAAATGGATATGAAAAAATAAAAGAAAAATTTAAAAATATAAAGAATGAAATAGGAATTTTACATGGAGAAATGAATATTCAAGAAAAAGAAATTCAAATGAAGCAATTTTTAAATGGGAAAACAAAAATAATAACTACTACAACTGTTATAGAAGTAGGAATAGATGTACCTAATGCTACAGTTATTTTAATAGAAAATGCTAATTTTTTTGGATTATCTCAGTTACATCAGTTAAGAGGCAGGGTAGGTAGAAGTATTCATCAAAGTTATTGTATACTAATTACAGAAAAAAAAATAAGTATAGAAGGAATACTTAGAATGAAAAAAATGTGTAGTACAAACGATGGATTGGAAATAGCGAAAGAAGATCTAAAATTAAGAGGTAGTGGGAACTTAATAGGTACAGAACAAAGTGGAAAAGACTATTTTAAAATTGTAAATTTTTCAGAAGATTTGAAAATAATAAAAGAAATAATTCCAATTGCTAAAAAATTTTTTGAAAAAAACCCCAATTTTCTTAGAAAAGAAAAACACATTTTTCAAAGATATTATAAAAAAAATAAAATACAAAGTTTATTCATAAATGAATAA
- a CDS encoding bifunctional diaminohydroxyphosphoribosylaminopyrimidine deaminase/5-amino-6-(5-phosphoribosylamino)uracil reductase yields MKIFMERAIQLSKNGLGFTYPNPMMGCVIEKNGKIISEDWLYKKGTGHAEEKAINNVKNKDFFLGSTIYITLEPCFYNGKKQSCVDLIINNLISRVVIGTKNPKYKGISIKKLRENGIEVIEDFLKKNIYILNKRFFTFYKKRRPYIILQWSQSYNGLLKMNNINHCNIYYKQIVHKWISEENGILTGKINCNKKFFYTKWFGRNPIRIFIDKELKGDNSCLLLDDYIKNIVFTEKNRKNEKNTEYIRINFNKKTIKNILIHLYNRNIQSIIVEGNISILYSVIRKSIWDECRILIHDTFFKNGLIIPKINGKIFKEINFNKNKIIFVSSLGKNF; encoded by the coding sequence ATGAAAATTTTTATGGAAAGAGCCATACAATTATCTAAAAATGGACTTGGATTTACTTATCCTAATCCTATGATGGGGTGTGTTATAGAAAAAAATGGAAAAATCATTTCGGAAGATTGGTTATATAAAAAAGGGACAGGGCATGCAGAAGAAAAAGCTATTAATAATGTAAAAAATAAAGATTTTTTTTTAGGATCTACTATTTACATAACATTAGAACCATGTTTTTATAACGGTAAAAAACAATCTTGTGTTGATTTAATTATAAATAATCTTATTTCTAGAGTAGTAATTGGAACTAAAAATCCTAAATATAAAGGAATAAGTATAAAAAAATTAAGAGAAAACGGAATAGAAGTTATAGAAGATTTTTTAAAAAAAAATATTTATATTTTAAATAAACGTTTTTTTACTTTTTATAAAAAACGTCGCCCTTATATTATATTACAATGGAGTCAAAGTTATAATGGATTATTAAAAATGAATAATATTAATCATTGTAATATTTATTATAAACAAATAGTTCATAAATGGATATCTGAAGAAAATGGAATTTTAACAGGAAAAATAAATTGTAATAAAAAATTTTTTTATACTAAATGGTTTGGTAGAAATCCTATAAGAATTTTTATTGATAAAGAATTAAAAGGGGATAATTCTTGTTTACTTTTAGATGATTATATAAAAAATATTGTTTTTACAGAAAAAAATAGGAAGAACGAAAAAAATACGGAATATATACGAATAAATTTTAATAAAAAAACAATAAAAAATATATTAATTCATCTATATAATAGAAATATTCAATCTATTATTGTAGAAGGGAACATAAGTATTTTATATTCTGTTATTAGAAAAAGTATTTGGGATGAATGTAGAATTTTAATACATGATACTTTTTTTAAAAATGGATTAATAATTCCTAAAATAAATGGAAAAATTTTTAAGGAAATAAATTTTAATAAAAATAAAATCATTTTTGTATCTTCTTTAGGAAAAAATTTTTAA
- a CDS encoding shikimate dehydrogenase family protein: MSFIYKNDSKSVFGLIGRNIKYSFSKKFFSDKFIKDSIHNSVYKIYDISTIEKVIMIFDNPYLKGCNVTIPYKISIIPFLNEIDPIAKNIGSINVIKINNKYKIGYNTDILGFEISLINYLHENLYLFGTKMNMNALILGTGGVSKTISYVLNKFKISYKYVSRIKKKKCNYILSYEEINKDVLKTYKIIINCTPVGTYPNINLCPNIPYEYLSEEHYLYDLVYNPEKTLFLKKGEERGTKIKNGLEMLYIQAEESWKIWNS, translated from the coding sequence ATGTCTTTTATTTATAAAAATGATTCAAAGTCTGTTTTTGGTTTGATTGGTAGAAATATAAAATATTCTTTTTCTAAAAAATTTTTCTCTGATAAATTTATAAAGGATTCTATACATAATTCTGTTTATAAAATTTATGATATTTCTACAATAGAAAAAGTTATTATGATATTTGATAATCCTTATTTGAAAGGATGTAATGTTACCATTCCTTATAAAATAAGTATAATTCCTTTTTTAAATGAAATAGATCCTATTGCAAAAAATATAGGATCAATAAATGTTATAAAAATAAATAATAAATATAAAATTGGATATAATACAGACATATTAGGATTTGAGATCTCTTTAATAAATTACTTACATGAAAATTTATATTTATTTGGAACTAAAATGAATATGAATGCCTTAATTTTAGGAACAGGTGGCGTATCTAAAACAATTTCTTATGTTTTAAATAAATTTAAAATATCATATAAATATGTTTCAAGAATAAAAAAAAAAAAATGCAATTACATCCTATCTTATGAAGAAATAAATAAAGATGTATTAAAAACATATAAAATTATTATTAATTGTACTCCTGTAGGTACTTATCCAAATATAAATTTATGTCCTAATATACCATATGAATATCTTTCTGAAGAACATTATCTTTATGATTTAGTTTATAATCCAGAAAAAACACTTTTTTTAAAAAAAGGTGAAGAAAGAGGAACTAAAATTAAAAATGGATTAGAAATGTTATATATACAAGCTGAAGAATCTTGGAAAATATGGAATTCATAA
- the lpdA gene encoding dihydrolipoyl dehydrogenase, with protein sequence MKNLYDIVIIGSGPGGYISAIRASQLGFKIAIIEKHKNLGGTCLNVGCIPSKSLLESSKRFFLSEKYSKSHGIFFEKLHFDLEKMMYRKNKIIENLNNGINYLIKKNKIDIYKGIGVFQSKNILSIKNSISLKEEIKIHFKFCIISTGSKPLKIKNFNYHNINNKVIYSTEALNMNNIPKKLIIIGGGIIGIELGSIFSRLGSKITIIDSIDRIISNMDISLSKGVQNILKKHSINIQTSLSISDITLGKNEEVVVTAKNFQGENFLFTGDYCLVAIGRVPYTKHLELENIGIKTNEKGFIIVNDYLQSSVENIYAIGDVIGGKMLAHKAEEEGLHVIEHINGKKLNKLNYHLIPSVIYTYPEVASVGYTENEIINKKIKYNIGIFPMKSLGRAHTNGCTDGFLKMISNKKTDEILGIHIIGEHAGDMIMEGTVAMEFYSSSEDIYRICHPHPTLSEAFKEAALLNFENRSIHM encoded by the coding sequence ATGAAGAATTTATACGATATTGTAATAATTGGATCTGGACCAGGAGGTTATATCTCCGCTATTCGTGCTAGTCAACTTGGATTTAAAATCGCAATAATAGAAAAACATAAAAATTTAGGAGGGACCTGTCTGAATGTTGGTTGTATTCCATCAAAATCGTTATTAGAATCTTCTAAACGTTTTTTTTTATCAGAAAAATATTCTAAATCACATGGAATTTTTTTTGAAAAATTACATTTTGATTTAGAAAAAATGATGTATAGAAAAAATAAAATAATTGAAAATTTAAATAATGGAATAAACTATTTAATAAAAAAAAATAAAATAGATATTTATAAAGGAATTGGAGTTTTTCAATCAAAAAATATTTTATCTATAAAAAATAGCATTTCTTTAAAAGAAGAAATAAAAATACATTTTAAATTCTGTATAATTTCTACTGGATCAAAACCATTAAAAATAAAAAATTTCAATTATCATAATATTAATAATAAAGTTATTTATTCTACAGAAGCATTAAACATGAATAATATTCCAAAAAAATTAATAATAATAGGAGGAGGAATAATTGGAATAGAATTAGGATCAATTTTTAGTAGGTTAGGGAGTAAAATTACTATTATAGATTCTATAGATAGAATTATTTCCAACATGGATATTTCTTTAAGTAAAGGAGTACAAAACATATTAAAAAAACATTCAATAAACATACAAACTTCTTTATCTATTTCTGATATAACTTTAGGAAAAAACGAAGAAGTTGTTGTAACAGCAAAAAATTTTCAGGGAGAAAATTTTTTATTTACTGGGGACTACTGTTTAGTAGCAATAGGTAGAGTACCATATACAAAACATCTAGAACTAGAAAATATAGGAATTAAAACAAATGAAAAAGGATTTATTATTGTTAATGATTATTTACAAAGTTCAGTAGAAAATATATACGCTATTGGTGATGTAATAGGTGGAAAAATGTTAGCACATAAGGCAGAAGAAGAAGGGTTGCATGTTATAGAACATATAAATGGGAAAAAACTAAATAAATTAAATTATCACTTAATTCCATCAGTAATATATACTTATCCAGAAGTAGCTAGTGTAGGATATACAGAAAATGAAATTATTAATAAAAAAATAAAATATAACATAGGTATATTTCCAATGAAATCATTAGGTAGGGCTCATACTAATGGATGTACAGATGGTTTTTTAAAAATGATATCTAATAAAAAAACAGATGAAATATTAGGAATACATATAATAGGAGAACATGCAGGAGATATGATAATGGAAGGAACTGTTGCAATGGAATTTTATTCTTCTTCTGAAGATATATACAGAATATGTCATCCACATCCTACTTTAAGTGAAGCATTCAAAGAAGCAGCATTATTAAACTTTGAAAATCGTTCTATTCATATGTAA